The genomic window TACAAACCAATTATTGTATTCACAACGAAAGACGGTATAAACCCTCATGTGGGGTTGCTGGTCGATAAAGTAGAAGACAGCCTAGATTATAAAAAAGAAGATATAAAACCATTAGATAAGCTAACTGATATAGGCTTTGATATAGATCCACAAACTAAAGGTATGATGCGAGGCTTAATAAAAATGGCAGAAAATCATAGTGTGCTTATCGATCCGAGTTCCATATTTAAGCCGACTGAACTACAGGTAGAAACTGAAAATACGGAAGCGTATGGCTTATTTTAGACACAAAAAAGCCGAGATAGACTCGGCTTTTTAATAAAGTTTTTTATGCTATACGGTTGTAATAATATCTTCTACCGCTAAACGCGCCTTTGGCAAACCATGGTTCCAGTCTTCGTCGGTATTAGGGTAACCCATTGCTAGTGCAACTTCACAAATATGACCGTCAAGTTCAGCATTAAACTTCTCACTAATTAGCTCCGGGTCAACGCCTTCCATTGGAGTCGACGCTATGTTCAATCGCGCTAATGTGTGCAGCACATTACCAAGTGCTAAGTAAACCTGCGCCTTAGTCCAACTACCGTTGTAACCTTTCTCATCTGTGTTCATTTCAGCAAATGCATATGCACCCATAAAGTTATCACGCATATCTGCTGGTAAATGACCAGAGCTGACTTCTACATCAACACGCTTAGAAAATTTTTCTTTCGTAAACTTAGGATCATAAGCAAGTAATAATGTATGCGATGCTTCTTTAGCATGATGCTGATTAAACTGGTGTTTGTTAGCAAATGTATCGTGTAAGCGTTGTTTACCTTCTTCACTTTCAACCAAAATAAACTTCCAAGGTTGCGAGTTAATTGAAGAAGCTGACAAGCGAATAGCCTCTTTAATTACTTCAATATCTT from Pseudoalteromonas marina includes these protein-coding regions:
- a CDS encoding nitroreductase family protein, whose amino-acid sequence is MAHQIIKDLHNRYTAKQYDSSKRISDEDIEVIKEAIRLSASSINSQPWKFILVESEEGKQRLHDTFANKHQFNQHHAKEASHTLLLAYDPKFTKEKFSKRVDVEVSSGHLPADMRDNFMGAYAFAEMNTDEKGYNGSWTKAQVYLALGNVLHTLARLNIASTPMEGVDPELISEKFNAELDGHICEVALAMGYPNTDEDWNHGLPKARLAVEDIITTV